The following are from one region of the Carnobacterium gallinarum DSM 4847 genome:
- a CDS encoding organic hydroperoxide resistance protein: MTESKVLYHTQAINTGGRNGKSQLPDGSFSVNVSTPKEMGGKGQGSNPEQLFALGYSACFNSALELVMGQQKVAGKSQVTATVELLADPTDNGFKIGVELDVAIEGKELSQVQELADKAHTVCPYSKATNGNIDVTVKAVAYQEI; the protein is encoded by the coding sequence ATGACAGAATCTAAAGTTTTATATCACACTCAAGCAATTAATACTGGTGGACGTAATGGGAAAAGTCAATTACCTGATGGTTCTTTTTCAGTCAATGTATCTACACCTAAAGAAATGGGCGGAAAAGGACAAGGAAGCAATCCTGAACAATTATTTGCTCTAGGATATAGTGCTTGCTTTAATTCAGCCTTAGAATTAGTCATGGGACAACAAAAGGTTGCTGGAAAATCCCAAGTAACGGCAACGGTTGAATTGCTAGCTGATCCAACAGACAATGGTTTTAAAATCGGCGTTGAATTAGATGTAGCCATTGAAGGGAAAGAATTAAGCCAAGTTCAAGAATTAGCGGATAAAGCTCATACTGTTTGTCCTTATTCTAAAGCAACTAATGGCAATATTGACGTAACCGTTAAAGCAGTTGCTTATCAA
- a CDS encoding 2-hydroxymuconate tautomerase: MPFVHIEMLTGRTPEQKQQLVKEVTEAVVRNTGAPSEKIHVIIREMLPTEYAQDGVFKG; the protein is encoded by the coding sequence ATGCCATTTGTTCATATTGAAATGTTAACAGGGCGTACCCCTGAGCAGAAACAGCAATTAGTGAAGGAAGTAACGGAAGCCGTAGTCCGAAATACGGGAGCGCCTAGTGAAAAAATCCATGTGATTATTCGAGAAATGCTGCCAACTGAATATGCTCAGGATGGAGTATTTAAAGGGTAA